One window from the genome of Bacteroidota bacterium encodes:
- a CDS encoding aminotransferase class V-fold PLP-dependent enzyme: protein MKLPIYLDYNSTTPVDHRVLEAMLPYFTEKFGNAASKTHSFGWIAEAAVEKAREHAAKLIHATAHEIIFTSGATEAINFAIKGVFENHSSKGNHIITVSTEHKAVLDTCKYLETKGAQVTYLPVDREGLINLDQLRESITDKTILVCVMVANNETGVIQPINEISKIVHEKGSIFMSDATQAVGKINVDVESDGIDLLCLSAHKFYGPKGIGVLYVRRKNPRVSLPPLIHGGGHERGLRSGTLNVPAIVGLGKACELAEKEMWNDAQRISALRTLLEQHFLGLKNVFVNGSIKNRLPNVTNLFFQNVKADSLIAKLPEVAVSAGSACSSEIPEPSYVLKAMGIPDEMAYSSIRFSLGKFTTKEEIDFVCGKMKEKIKELRR, encoded by the coding sequence CTCCGGTAGATCATCGTGTGCTGGAAGCAATGCTTCCGTACTTTACAGAAAAATTTGGAAATGCTGCGAGCAAAACACATTCTTTCGGATGGATTGCAGAAGCCGCAGTTGAAAAAGCGAGAGAACATGCCGCAAAACTCATTCATGCAACTGCGCATGAAATAATTTTTACTTCAGGAGCAACCGAAGCAATCAATTTCGCCATCAAAGGAGTTTTTGAAAATCATTCTTCCAAAGGAAATCACATCATCACCGTTTCCACCGAGCACAAAGCAGTTTTGGATACTTGCAAATACCTTGAAACAAAAGGTGCGCAGGTAACTTACCTGCCGGTTGACAGAGAAGGATTAATTAACCTTGATCAGCTTCGCGAAAGCATTACAGACAAAACCATTCTTGTTTGCGTGATGGTTGCGAACAATGAAACAGGAGTGATTCAGCCGATAAATGAGATTTCGAAAATTGTTCATGAGAAGGGAAGCATCTTCATGAGTGATGCAACGCAGGCAGTGGGGAAAATTAATGTGGATGTGGAAAGCGATGGGATTGATTTACTTTGTCTCTCAGCACACAAATTCTATGGACCAAAAGGAATCGGGGTTTTGTATGTGAGAAGAAAAAATCCCCGTGTGAGTTTACCTCCGCTCATTCACGGAGGCGGGCACGAGCGCGGATTAAGAAGCGGAACATTGAATGTTCCTGCTATTGTCGGATTAGGAAAAGCTTGCGAACTCGCGGAAAAAGAAATGTGGAATGACGCGCAACGGATTTCTGCTCTCAGAACCCTACTTGAACAGCATTTTCTTGGCTTAAAAAACGTTTTTGTAAACGGAAGCATCAAAAACCGCCTGCCAAATGTCACTAATCTTTTTTTTCAAAATGTGAAAGCCGATTCTCTCATCGCAAAACTTCCTGAGGTTGCTGTATCAGCTGGTTCTGCCTGTTCTTCCGAAATTCCTGAACCATCGTATGTTTTGAAAGCGATGGGAATCCCCGATGAAATGGCGTATTCATCCATCCGTTTCTCACTCGGAAAATTCACAACGAAAGAAGAAATAGATTTTGTTTGTGGAAAGATGAAAGAGAAAATAAAAGAGCTGAGGCGATAA